Proteins encoded in a region of the Raphanus sativus cultivar WK10039 unplaced genomic scaffold, ASM80110v3 Scaffold1085, whole genome shotgun sequence genome:
- the LOC108847240 gene encoding asparagine--tRNA ligase, cytoplasmic 1 — protein sequence MSDDTPPPAHQSASNDATPCTTVQKARFSDRVRIRSILGRPDGGAGLAGQKVRISGWVKTGREQGKGAFAFLEVNDGSCPANLQVMVDASVSDLSRLIATGTCVTVDGCLKIPPEGKGTKQKVELSVVEVVDVGTVDTATYPIPKTKLTLERLREFPHLRSRTNSISAIARIRHALAIATHTFFDEEGFLYIQTPIITTSDCEGAGEMFQVTTLINHTEKLERDLIENPPPTEADVEAARAIVKARGEAVAQLKAAKANKEEITASVAELNEAKVSLARTEERSRLKPGLPKADDGKIDYSQDFFGRQAFLTVSGQLQVETYACGLSDVYTFGPTFRAENSHTSRHLAEFWMVEPELAFADLEDDMNCAEAYVRYMCKWLLEKRYDDMELMAKNFDKGCIDRLKLVASTPFGRLTYTKAIEVLEEAVAKGKKFENPVEWGIDLASEHERYLTEVVFQKPLIVYNYPKGIKAFYMRLNDDGKTVAAMDVLVPKVGELIGGSQREERIDVIMERIEEMGLPVEPYEWYLDLRRYGTAKHSGFGLGFERMVLFATGMDNIRDVIPFPRYPGRADL from the exons ATGAGCGACGATACTCCGCCACCGGCACATCAATCAGCCTCCAACGATGCAACCCCATGTACAACGGTGCAGAAAGCTCGTTTCTCAGATCGAGTCCGGATCCGCTCGATCCTGGGCCGACCCGACGGCGGAGCCGGGCTCGCGGGTCAGAAGGTCCGAATCAGCGGGTGGGTGAAAACCGGGAGGGAGCAAGGGAAAGGCGCTTTCGCTTTCCTCGAGGTGAACGACGGATCGTGCCCGGCGAATCTCCAGGTCATGGTGGACGCCTCGGTCTCGGATCTCTCAAGGCTGATCGCGACGGGGACTTGCGTGACCGTCGACGGGTGTTTGAAGATTCCTCCGGAAGGGAAAGGGACGAAGCAGAAGGTGGAGCTTAGCGTTGTGGAGGTGGTTGATGTGGGGACGGTGGATACCGCCACGTACCCGATTCCGAAGACGAAGCTTACTCTTGAGAGGTTGAGAGAGTTTCCTCATCTTCGTTCGAGGACCAATTCG ATCTCTGCAATTGCAAGAATCCGACACGCGCTTGCTATAGCCACCCACACATTCTTCGATGAGGAAGGCTTCCTATACATTCAGACTCCAATCATCACAACAAGTGACTGCGAAGGAGCTGGAGAGATGTTCCAAGTAACGACTCTGATCAACCATACTGAGAAGCTGGAGAGGGATCTCATTGAGAACCCTCCGCCCACCGAGGCTGACGTCGAAGCCGCCAGGGCCATCGTCAAGGCGAGAGGTGAAGCTGTGGCGCAGCTCAAAGCTGCTAAAGCAAACAAGGAAGAGATCACTGCTTCCGTCGCTGAGCTCAACGAGGCTAAAGTGAGTTTAGCTAGGACCGAAGAGAGGTCAAGACTCAAGCCTGGATTGCCTAAAGCTGATGATGGGAAGATTGATTACTCGCAAGATTTCTTCGGTCGTCAAGCGTTCTTGACGGTGTCTGGTCAGTTACAAGTGGAGACTTACGCTTGCGGTCTCAGCGATGTGTATACGTTTGGTCCTACTTTCCGGGCAGAGAACTCTCACACCTCGAGGCATCTTGCTGAGTTCTGGATGGTTGAACCTGAGTTAGCTTTTGCTGATCTAGAGGACGATATGAACTGCGCAGAGGCGTATGTGAGATACATGTGCAAGTGGCTGCTTGAGAAACGTTACGATGACATGGAGCTCATGGCGAAGAACTTCGACAAAGGCTGTATTGATAGGCTGAAACTGGTTGCGTCGACTCCGTTTGGTCGTTTAACGTACACCAAAGCGATAGAAGTGCTTGAGGAAGCTGTGGCGAAAGGAAAGAAATTTGAGAACCCAGTGGAGTGGGGAATCGACTTAGCATCTGAGCACGagag ATACTTGACAGAGGTTGTGTTTCAAAAGCCGCTGATTGTGTACAACTACCCAAAAGGAATCAAAGCATTCTATATGAGACTTAACGATGATGGAAAGACAGTTGCTGCCATGGATGTCCTCGTTCCAAAG GTTGGAGAACTCATAGGTGGAAGCCAAAGGGAAGAAAGGATTGACGTCATCATGGAAAG GATTGAGGAGATGGGACTACCAGTGGAGCCATACGAGTGGTACTTGGACCTGAGACGGTACGGAACAGCAAAGCATTCAGGGTTCGGACTTGGATTCGAACGTATGGTTCTGTTTGCGACAGGAATGGACAACATCAGAGACGTTATTCCCTTCCCTCGCTATCCTGGCAGAGCTGACCTCTAA
- the LOC108847463 gene encoding 40S ribosomal protein S30, which translates to MGKVHGSLARAGKVRGQTPKVAKQDKKKKPRGRAHKRLQHNRRFVTAVVGFGKKRGPNSSEK; encoded by the exons ATGG GAAAAGTACACGGATCTTTGGCACGTGCCGGTAAAGTAAGAGGACAGACACCGAAGGTAGCGAagcaagacaagaagaagaaacccagAGGCCGTGCTCACAAGCGTCTCCAGCACAACCGCCGTTTCGTTACCGCCG TTGTTGGTTTCGGTAAGAAGAGAGGACCCAACTCTTCTGAGAAGTAG
- the LOC108845510 gene encoding lectin-domain containing receptor kinase VI.4-like, with the protein MGKARSMVKLFFLVICLQIIVLAHRATAETTTEFIFHGFNGNQSELQLEGDSTITPNGLLRLTDRDSDVAGTAFYDKPVRLLDRNNSTVRSFSTSFVFVIIPSSSNNGGFGFTFTLSPTPDRPDAETAQYLGLLNKEDDGDPDNHVFAVEFDTVQGYKDSTDRIGNHIGLNFNSLSSLVQEPVAYFDKEGHKEDFQLTSGEPIQVFIDYDGPTKILTITVYPTRLGSRPTTPLISQRVPKLQEIVQEEMFVGFTAATGDKSSAHYVMGWSFSTGRVPAATLNLSELPAPPPNRAKKRRFNKEIISLIVSLTTVITIMLVLSFVLLIYKRRLNQEEILEDWELDHPHRFRYKDLFNATDGFNDNRIIGSGGFGTVYKGSITKDDDDQIAVKKITPNSIQGVREFVAEIESLGRLRHKNLVNLQGWCKHGNDLLLIYDYIPNGSLDSLLYSKPRLCGAVLTWNARFQIAKGIASGLLYLHEEWEKIVIHRDVKPSNVLIDDQMNPRLGDFGLARLYERGSLSHTTVVVGTIGYMAPELTRNGNSSSASDVFAFGVLLLEIVSGRKPTDSGSFFLADWVMEMHASGGSGVLRAVDPRLGSGYDEGEARLALAVGLLCCHPKRGSRPAMRMVLRYLNGDENVPEVEVYSHSSSRYSVPSDLKEPLKE; encoded by the coding sequence ATGGGCAAAGCAAGATCCATGGTCAAGCTCTTCTTTTTGGTGATCTGCTTACAGATCATTGTCCTAGCCCACAGAGCAACAGCAGAGACGACTACAGAGTTCATTTTCCATGGCTTTAATGGAAACCAATCAGAACTTCAATTAGAAGGAGATTCAACCATCACGCCCAACGGACTACTGAGGCTCACCGATCGAGATTCAGACGTTGCGGGAACTGCTTTCTACGACAAACCGGTTAGACTGCTCGACAGAAATAACTCCACGGTTCGTTCCTTCAGCACTTCCTTCGTCTTTGTCATCATCCCTTCAAGCTCAAACAACGGAGGTTTCGGCTTTACATTCACACTATCTCCAACTCCAGACCGTCCAGACGCGGAAACAGCTCAGTACTTGGGTCTTCTCAACAAAGAAGACGACGGCGATCCGGATAACCACGTGTTCGCAGTTGAATTCGACACGGTTCAAGGATACAAAGACAGCACAGACCGAATAGGCAACCACATCGGTCTAAATTTCAACAGCCTCTCTTCACTCGTCCAAGAACCTGTGGCTTACTTCGACAAAGAAGGACACAAAGAAGACTTCCAGCTCACGAGCGGCGAACCGATCCAAGTCTTCATCGATTACGACGGACCGACCAAAATACTCACCATCACCGTCTACCCGACCAGACTCGGATCTAGGCCGACAACTCCTCTGATCTCGCAACGCGTCCCTAAACTGCAAGAGATCGTGCAAGAAGAGATGTTCGTGGGATTCACGGCGGCCACGGGGGACAAATCTAGCGCGCATTACGTGATGGGCTGGAGTTTCTCAACCGGTCGGGTTCCAGCAGCTACGCTGAACCTCTCGGAGCTTCCTGCTCCGCCTCCCAACAGGGCGAAGAAGAGACGCTTCAACAAAGAGATCATCTCCCTGATCGTGTCTTTAACCACCGTTATAACGATCATGCTGGTCTTATCGTTTGTCTTGTTGATATACAAAAGACGGTTAAACCAAGAAGAGATTCTCGAGGATTGGGAACTCGATCATCCACACAGGTTTCGATACAAAGATCTATTTAATGCTACGGATGGATTCAATGATAACAGGATCATAGGAAGCGGAGGATTCGGAACCGTTTACAAAGGAAGCATAACTAAAGACGACGACGATCAAATCGCAGTTAAAAAGATAACTCCTAACAGTATTCAAGGCGTTCGAGAGTTTGTCGCAGAGATCGAGAGTCTAGGCCGTTTGAGGCATAAGAATCTAGTCAACCTACAAGGATGGTGCAAACACGGAAACGACTTATTGCTAATTTACGATTATATCCCTAACGGAAGTTTGGACTCCCTTCTCTATAGCAAACCTAGACTATGCGGTGCCGTTTTGACATGGAACGCGCGTTTTCAAATCGCGAAAGGGATCGCGTCGGGTCTTCTCTACCTCCACGAGGAGTGGGAGAAGATCGTGATCCACCGAGACGTTAAACCTAGCAACGTCCTAATCGACGATCAGATGAACCCCAGGCTCGGCGACTTCGGGCTCGCGAGGCTATACGAGCGAGGATCCCTCTCACACACCACCGTCGTCGTCGGCACGATCGGGTACATGGCGCCGGAGCTCACGCGCAACGGAAACTCCTCCTCCGCCTCCGACGTCTTCGCGTTCGGCGTCCTGCTGCTGGAGATCGTCTCCGGGAGGAAACCGACGGACTCCGGGAGCTTCTTCCTGGCCGATTGGGTCATGGAGATGCACGCGAGCGGCGGCAGCGGCGTGCTCCGCGCGGTGGATCCGAGGCTCGGATCGGGGTACGACGAGGGGGAGGCGAGGCTGGCGCTCGCGGTCGGGTTGCTGTGTTGTCACCCGAAGAGGGGATCGCGCCCGGCGATGAGGATGGTGCTGAGGTATTTGAACGGAGACGAGAATGTTCCTGAGGTTGAGGTCTACTCGCATTCTTCGAGTAGATACTCTGTTCCCTCCGATTTGAAAGAACCCTTGAAGGAGTGA
- the LOC130503720 gene encoding IAA-amino acid hydrolase ILR1-like 2, producing the protein MAINNFLLFTLTFHLLLLLHVSSESSRITGDASRTPKKFLELAKSPDVFDLMVRIRRKLHENPELGFEEFETSKLIRSELDLMGVKYRYPVAITGVVGYIGTGEAPFVALRADMDALPMQEGVEWEHKSKVPGKMHACGHDGHVAMLLGAAKMLQEHRHNLQGTVVLIFQPAEEVFAGAKKMIEEGALKHVEAIFGVHLTNQVPLGKTSSRAGSLLAGSGFFEAVITGKGGHAAIPQHTIDPIIAASSVVLSLQHVVSRETDPLDSKVVTVSKVNGGNAFNVIPDSITIGGTLRAFSGYSKLQERVKEVITNQATVNRCNASVNLTPEGKEPVPPTVNDMNLHKQFKNMVRDLLGEESFVEAPPIMGGEDFSYFAEAIPGHFSFIGMQDETKSYASPHSSLYRVNEDALPYGAAMHASMAVQYLNDKASKESYSSKGFHDEL; encoded by the exons ATGGCTATCAACAACTTTTTGCTCTTCACTCTgactttccatcttctccttctaCTCCACGTTTCATCTGAATCTTCACGGATCACCGGCGATGCGTCTCGAACGCCCAAGAAGTTCCTCGAGCTCGCCAAGAGTCCGGATGTTTTCGATTTGATGGTGAGAATCAGAAGGAAACTCCACGAGAATCCGGAGCTCGGTTTCGAGGAGTTCGAGACAAGTAAACTCATTAGGTCGGAGCTAGACCTGATGGGAGTCAAGTACAGGTATCCAGTCGCTATCACCGGCGTTGTTGGTTATATCGGCACGGGAGAAGCGCCGTTCGTTGCGCTGAGAGCTGATATGGATGCGTTACCTATGCAG GAAGGTGTTGAATGGGAGCACAAGAGCAAAGTTCCTGGTAAAATGCACGCCTGCGGACACGATGGTCACGTCGCTATGCTTCTTGGTGCTGCCAAGATGCTTCAAGAACATCGCCACAATTTGCAG GGAACTGTGGTGCTTATCTTCCAGCCAGCTGAAGAAGTTTTCGCCGGAGCAAAGAAGATGATAGAAGAAGGAGCGTTGAAGCATGTCGAAGCCATTTTCGGTGTTCATCTTACCAACCAGGTTCCCTTGGGCAAAACCTCTTCACGTGCAGGTTCCTTGCTAGCGGGATCTGGATTCTTCGAGGCTGTAATAACTGGCAAAGGAGGTCATGCTGCCATCCCACAACACACCATAGACCCGATTATTGCAGCTTCAAGCGTCGTCCTAAGTCTTCAACATGTTGTTTCACGTGAAACTGACCCTTTGGATTCAAAG gTGGTTACAGTTTCTAAGGTTAATGGAGGTAATGCCTTCAATGTCATCCCTGATTCAATCACAATAGGAGGAACTCTCCGAGCCTTTAGCGGTTATTCTAAGCTTCAAGAAAGAGTCAAAGAG GTTATTACAAACCAAGCAACAGTTAACCGGTGCAATGCATCAGTGAATCTAACACCGGAAGGTAAAGAACCAGTCCCACCAACAGTGAACGATATGAACTTACACAAGCAGTTCAAGAACATGGTCAGAGATTTGCTGGGCGAAGAGTCCTTTGTGGAAGCACCGCCTATAATGGGAGGAGAAGACTTCTCCTACTTTGCAGAAGCAATACCTGGCCATTTCTCTTTCATTGGGATGCAAGATGAGACAAAAAGTTATGCATCTCCTCACTCATCGCTTTATAGAGTTAATGAAGATGCGCTTCCGTACGGTGCTGCAATGCATGCATCGATGGCAGTACAGTACCTCAATGACAAGGCCTCTAAAGAGTCCTACTCATCCAAAGGCTTTCATGACGAACTTTGA
- the LOC108847458 gene encoding ATP-dependent 6-phosphofructokinase 7, which produces MSSPKIVNGSGGYILQDVPHLIDYLPDLPTYQNPLKDNPAYSVVKQYFVDTEDTVPEKIIVHKDGPRGIHFRRAGPRQKVYFESDEVHACIVTCGGLCPGLNTVIRELVSSLSYMYGVKRILGIDGGYKGFYAKNTIPLNSKVVNDIHKRGGTIIGTSRGGHDTTKIVDSIQDRGINQVYIIGGDGTQRGASKIYEEIRRRGLKVAVVGIPKTIDNDIPVIDRSFGFDTAVEEAQRAINAAHVEAESNENGIGFVKLMGRHSGFIAMYATLASRDVDCCLIPESPFYLEGEGGLFEYIEKRLKEHGHMVIVLAEGAGQEMMSKSMESNTLEDASGNKLLKDVGLWLSQSIKDHFKKIKMVMNLKYIDPTYMIRAIPSNAADNVYCTLLAQSAVHGAMAGYTGYTSGLVHGRQTYIPFYRITEKQNKVVITDRMWARLLSSTNQPSFLGPKDISEAKKEKAPPTDGEICNGVVDIPPVTKEITK; this is translated from the exons ATGTCTAGTCCGAAGATCGTCAACGGTTCTGGTGGTTATATACTACAAGACGTTCCGCATCTCATCGATTATCTTCCTGACCTTCCT ACTTATCAAAATCCATTAAAAGACAATCCAGCTTACTCAGTGGTTAA GCAATACTTTGTTGATACAGAAGATACTGTACCTGAGAAG ATTATAGTCCACAAAGATGGTCCAAGAGGAATCCATTTCAGACGCGCTGGTCCACGCCAAAAGGTTTACTTCGAGTCAGATGAAGTCCATGCTTGCATTGTTACATGTGGAGGTCTCTGTCCCGGTCTCAATACCGTGATTAGAGAACTCGTGAGCAGCTTATCATACATGTATGGAGTAAAGAGAATCCTTGGAATCGAT GGTGGATACAAGGGATTCTATGCCAAGAACACGATCCCTTTGAACTCTAAAGTCGTGAACGATATCCATAAACGCGGAGGAACAATCATCGGTACCTCACGAGGTGGACATGATACCACAAAGATTGTTGATAGCATCCAAGATCGAGGAATCAACCAGGTTTACATTATTGGTGGAGACGGAACACAGAGAGGAGCTTCAAAAATATATGAG GAGATTAGGAGACGTGGACTTAAAGTTGCTGTGGTTGGAATACCGAAGACGATCGATAACGATATACCAGTAATAGATAGATCTTTTGGGTTTGACACTGCTGTGGAGGAAGCTCAACGAGCCATCAACGCAGCTCATGTTGAAGCCGAGAGTAATGAGAATGGTATCGGTTTTGTTAAGCTTATGGGTCGTCATAGtg GGTTTATAGCGATGTATGCTACATTAGCAAGCAGAGATGTTGATTGCTGCTTGATTCCGGAGTCACCATTTTACCTTGAAGGAGAAGGTGGACTTTTTGAGTACATAGAGAAACGGCTCAAGGAGCATGGTCACATGGTGATTGTTCTTGCTGAAGGAGCAGGACAAGAAATGATGTCCAAAAGCATGGAGTCTAACACTCTTGAGGACGCGTCTGGTAACAAGCTTCTCAAAGATGTCGGCTTGTGGCTATCACAGAGCATCAAg GATCATTTCAAGAAGATCAAGATGGTTATGAACCTCAAATATATTG ATCCTACATACATGATCAGGGCGATTCCAAGCAATGCGGCAGACAATGTTTACTGTACACTTCTTGCTCAGAGCGCGGTTCATGGTGCAATGGCTGGTTACACTGGCTACACCAGTGGTCTTGTCCATGGAAGACAAACTTACATCCCTTTCTAC AGGATAACAGAGAAACAGAACAAAGTGGTGATTACTGATAGAATGTGGGCAAGGCTGTTGTCTTCTACTAATCAACCAAGTTTCTTGGGCCCTAAGGATATATCCGAGGCCAAGAAAGAGAAGGCGCCTCCTACTGACGGTGAAATATGTAACGGAGTTGTTGATATACCTCCGGTGACTAAAGAGATAACTAagtga